From Arachis hypogaea cultivar Tifrunner chromosome 3, arahy.Tifrunner.gnm2.J5K5, whole genome shotgun sequence:
AGTGAAAGACATTTTATATGTAAAATCATGCATAGGTCTATCAATTCAAGTGATTCTAAAGAGTGCACCAAAGCAGTTAACAACCAATAAGCAAGAAAATGATCGATCAGTAGAGAAGAAGATTTGGCATATGAACATACCATAGTAACCAACAGCTGTTGCACTAACAAAAACTTTAGGTCGAATATCCTCTGGCGCACTGTTTATTAATTCTACAACCTTTGCTATTAAATCGACAGGTCAGAGGAAGAATAAGCAATTGCTTGTAAGTAAAATTTGCTTAACTTGATGCACATATATTTGTCaagaaaaatatacatataaaaaggtTTATTTTCAATTTGAATCATCAGGAATCATATGCTTACTTTTGATGTTACTCTAATCCTGCTCTGCTTGATTTCTGTTTTTATCTGCAGAATTAAAATGAGTGTTGCGAAGATATCTATTATCTCTTAATAACCAAAACTCTATGAATCTTTAAGTCAATACAATCCAATAATGACAGTGATAGGAACAAGGCAATAACCTCCGAAGACCATCTGGTACTTATGGGCATTCCAGCCAAGTTAACCACCCCTGTTGAGCCCTGAATGCTATTCTTCCATTCCGACTCCTCCGCAATCTTAATTCCTGGAAAGTCTTTCACTGGAAGGACAAGGCAAGTAACCAATGAATCCAAAGTGCATTATATGTctaccttttttatttatttaaaaggaAGATAAATGTAGACTTTCAATAGTGAAGGGATCTGAATTAGGTATGAATTTAAACCAACAACAAAAATAGTACTTATAAATTAAAGGAACTCTGCCACTATTAAGTGCAGCTGATGTGTAATTTTGATCAATGTTTGCACTGGTGAAATTAACTGATTTCCAGATTGTCAGTACTAATCAAATTATTACAATGATTTATTACCTTCTTACCCGGAAAAATTGCTTCAGCTTTAGATCTAGAGCGTGTCAAGACATGAACACTATGCTTGTCTGCAAATTGTTTTGATAGCTGAAAGTTAGCTTGATTGAGATATAGGGAAGCAATATATAGACTGAAGCAACTATTTATCAGCAAACTCACCACTAGCATTAAAATTTATGCTTGTATACATGTGTATGCGTGTTTGTCCCTAGTATTCATTAATTTAACCTCACATTAAGATAAAAACTATTTATCATTATCTTTTCGCGCTACCTAAATTTTTTGGATCCATCATTACTGCCAGTAAATATATCAAAATCGATCACGAATGGAATGTAGGAAGTTAGAGGCAGATATAGGGAATGATAACCTGCGTGAAGCCTTTGCACCAACCTTCTACCTATAAAACCTGTTGCTCCAGTTACAGATATGATCATCTGATTCCCCTGCATAAGCACATCATTGTGATAATGATCTTTAATTTAAGGAACCTAAACCAAAAATTGGAAATAATAATCTAAAGACTTGAAGGGAATACCtcttcattaaatgtaaacaactTAGGGTGTCTTTAGTTTgtattttcattttctgttttcatttccaAGTGTTTTCTCATAAtttataaaggaaaaaaaaagaaaccgtgaaaacaataaaatcttcttttgtattttcttctttttctttggcaaaattttgaaaacagaCACGCTTAAAATAATAACAGAAAATGGAAACGCAATTCAATCACACCCTTGGTATCTTGACTAATCTCGTATTTGTAATTTGGTGGAAATTCATATGCAGTTGTCTTTACACGAAATTCATACTTAAAAacagttagatgatttgacaggtttaactaaattatcatctaatagtTCTTAACCATTAATTTCACATTAAGACAACTGCACTTTGAGTTTCCAATTTTACTCACATTTAATTTATAGAAAGATGGATTAATTAGCAGTGCCTTATGCCTATTAATGTGTGAATTACCAAACTAGTGTTCAATGTATATAGACTTCCCTAAACTTCAGAGTTGAtgcaaaataaaaactaacaggAAAAATGGCATGTAGGAGCTAAGTTTAGAGCATACCTTGGAGGTTTGATGAGAGGTGCAGCAAATCCTGAACCTCCTAACCTGGCAGGTCTGGTAAAACAATGGAGAAGATTGAAAAGGTGGAGAATTACTTACGGAGTGGGGTAGGGGTAGGTGAAGAGACGAAGAGACATTGTGAGACCAACTCAGAGTCTCCATTAAGATTAAGTTAGAACTCAGAAGAACGAGATGGTGCGTGCGTGTGTGAGCAAGTGAAATAGATTGTTTTAGTATGGTTCAGTTTCGTGTTCAATTTGGAGCCACATCAACTACCTTTTCCATATCCATCACTCGTTCACTCATTCACTCGGTTACTCACTCCTTCCACTTTGACTAGTAATTCTAATTGGACGACCCCGTTGGTTTTTCACTCTATTTTCTTCACTTTACTTTTGTTTTTTATCATTAGAAAGACAGTTACACataccacatctaagtaaataatTCACAAGAAAAATGACAAGATACCTTAAACAGcttcttaattatttttctaatttttaaataaatgaacattttttaatcttttattttttttcatatgttcaaaaatatacaaaatatacaATGACTGTGTTGTACACAACATTTTTGTTTATCTCTAATTGAAGTGAATATTTAAAAATGAATACTTAAGTAAGGTAAGAAACACAGTTTGGAATATCACTTGGAAAAAATTGAGATCCGGAAATAAATCACAAGCCCTTATTAACACTGGGATTAACTCATATCATTCACATGATGTACTTTTATTGATGCCTCCTCTCAGAAAGAATGCTACTACCTACTAGCCTAGTTtgaaaaaccaaaacaaaaactCGTAAGGAAATGAATACGAACGAAAAAGAATTAAGCAGGAACATCCAATATTAGGGTGCTACACTGAGGAATGTGAGTTTCCTGATTGGTGAAGAAACAAGTCAATGATTATGAGAATCCCCTGAGCTACAAGGTAGAAGCATACAACCATCAAGGAAGCTCCAAGCCAAATAAGCCATTGGTGCTTTGGTGGTCCAGTTGCCATGCCATATCCGAAATTGAAAGTCATTAAGAGCAAACCCAATGCCATGACGCAAGTCATTATGCGCAATGTTGAACACACTCTTGCATTGAGAAAAGGCAAGAACATCTTGGATCTTGGGCTCTTGGCAACTAATTAAGGTTATAACTTATATTATACAACAGAGTGTGGCTGCATGAATAACCATCAACTTACATACGATACGAGATTGTTCAAAAAGGAAATTCAAGTTAACATTATCACTATTCGAAATACAAGAGACATCCGCGGTAACAGAAAAGAGAAAACTACTAGGTTGTgtttgaaattcaaaaaaaaataagtatattaTGGAATCATATTCCCGGACGTGAAAAAACTGATTTGTCTCCCAAACTCACCGTAAAGCATTTATCTAAGTTAAAGCAGTTGCCGCTTTCCATGGAGTTTATCCTCAAATCTTAGATGGTGAAATAGTAGGAGAAAACAGAAAAATGGTACCGCAGTTAAGGTTCAAAAGTTAACgctgcaagaatg
This genomic window contains:
- the LOC112789137 gene encoding epimerase family protein SDR39U1 homolog, chloroplastic, whose product is METLSWSHNVSSSLHLPLPHSVSNSPPFQSSPLFYQTCQVRRFRICCTSHQTSKGNQMIISVTGATGFIGRRLVQRLHADKHSVHVLTRSRSKAEAIFPVKDFPGIKIAEESEWKNSIQGSTGVVNLAGMPISTRWSSEIKTEIKQSRIRVTSKVVELINSAPEDIRPKVFVSATAVGYYGTSETQVFDEQSPSGNDYLAEVCREWESTALKVNGDVRVALIRIGVVLGKDGGALAKMIPLFKMFAGGPIGSGKQWFSWIHLDDIVNLIYEALINPSYEGVINGTAPNPVRFAELCDQLGYALGRPSWLPVPDFALKAVLGEGASVVLEGQRVLPNQAKKLGFPFKYSYVKDALKSILS